The DNA segment GCATTCTTTTGCCAATCCAGCGCGTCGATCTCAATCGCCAGATTCAGACCTTTTGTTAAGTAATCGATTGCCTTATCGTTCTCTTCGGTTTCGATATATATATTCCCGATATTGATTTGGCTACGTGAAATAGCTTTCCTATCTTTCAGTTGTTTAGCAATTTCCAAAGATCTTTTATTATACTTCAACGACTCTGGATAATTTCCCTGTATTCTATGAATGATACCAATTCCGGACAGACAGGCAGAAATTGCATTTTTGTCGTCTAATTCTTCCGCGATTTCTAATGCTTTTCGGAAGCAGTCCAGAGCCTGAGAATAGTCTTCTTGATACCAATAAACAGTTCCGATATTAGTAAGGCAAATGCAGATTCCCTTTTTATCGGAAAGTTCTTCTCTTATTTCGCGCGATTTGAATAAATACTCCAGCGCCTGTGAATAATCGCCCTGCGCTCGATGAACAAGCGCGATATTATTCAGGCATTTAGAAATACCGTCTCTATCGCCTAAGCTTTCCGCGATTTCCAAGGATTTGTGCAAATATTCTAAAGCCAATGGGTAATCAGCATGGACGTGATAGATAATTCCGATGAATCTTTGGCAGTATCCGATTCCCTTTTCGAAATCGATAGATTTAGCGATTTCCAATCCTTCCTCGGCGTATTTTTTTGCTTCTTTGGGGTTGGAATACAGCAACTCCCCGGCAAGACAGCTCAGAATATCGACTTTCTCGGCGTCTTCCATTGCCGTTTCCAGTTTTTCCAGAAGTTCATCGATTTTGTTTTTTGGCGATGTTTTTTTCACTTCGTTACCTTATTTTATTATTGGAATCTTCACGTTCAGTTCTTTCGCGTCCTCTATCGTCTTTTCGTAACATGCGTCGGCGTGGCGCATTATTCCCGTGCCGGGGGATTAAAGCAGTTCGAGAAAATCTTCCAGACTGATGCGTGCCTGTTTAAGAATATGCGATAATGTAGAGCGCTTTACGGGCTTATGCGCCGGAACAGTTATTTTAACAAGGTCGTCGCCGAAAC comes from the bacterium genome and includes:
- a CDS encoding tetratricopeptide repeat protein, with protein sequence MKKTSPKNKIDELLEKLETAMEDAEKVDILSCLAGELLYSNPKEAKKYAEEGLEIAKSIDFEKGIGYCQRFIGIIYHVHADYPLALEYLHKSLEIAESLGDRDGISKCLNNIALVHRAQGDYSQALEYLFKSREIREELSDKKGICICLTNIGTVYWYQEDYSQALDCFRKALEIAEELDDKNAISACLSGIGIIHRIQGNYPESLKYNKRSLEIAKQLKDRKAISRSQINIGNIYIETEENDKAIDYLTKGLNLAIEIDALDWQKNA
- a CDS encoding type II toxin-antitoxin system HicA family toxin, coding for MSAIPSLSYVRIINALRRAGWIVVRQRGSHIRLHRRFGDDLVKITVPAHKPVKRSTLSHILKQARISLEDFLELL